One window of the Clostridia bacterium genome contains the following:
- a CDS encoding ABC transporter substrate-binding protein, which translates to MRKLLTIVMTAVLVVTIATMGFAAKKPVIAFSQCAMNHPWRVAMTNDIKFWAEKLGVELIWNDGECDAAVQLTKVRDLLLKNPDALIMSPFQAAALDPVKKMCDEKGIPLICIDRSIESKPGSGKYVAFIGKDNLQIAEELGKFVAESLKDTYGQYKGNIVEIQEMIGSSATIERFQGFRNAISKYPNIKIIASQTGNGNRADGTKVMENYLERFPKGSIDIVYTHSDEMGLGALQAIKAAGRTELIGRLVTIDGQRAAIKTVVDGEHLAISDYAPHFGEAAIKTALDYLAGKPVQPVQMLKSNLYQMKTPAGKSFTVNYYNRMLAEDLFY; encoded by the coding sequence ATGCGCAAGTTGCTTACAATCGTAATGACTGCTGTTCTTGTTGTGACCATCGCGACGATGGGCTTCGCGGCGAAGAAACCCGTGATCGCCTTCTCACAGTGCGCCATGAACCACCCCTGGAGAGTGGCCATGACCAACGACATCAAGTTCTGGGCCGAGAAGCTCGGAGTAGAGCTGATATGGAACGACGGCGAGTGTGACGCAGCAGTTCAGCTCACCAAGGTGAGAGACTTGCTGCTCAAGAATCCCGACGCCCTGATCATGTCGCCGTTCCAGGCCGCGGCGCTCGATCCAGTCAAGAAGATGTGCGACGAGAAGGGAATACCGTTGATCTGCATCGACAGAAGTATCGAATCGAAGCCTGGCAGCGGCAAGTACGTTGCGTTCATCGGCAAAGACAACCTCCAGATCGCTGAAGAGTTGGGCAAGTTCGTTGCTGAGTCCCTCAAGGATACCTACGGGCAGTACAAGGGCAACATCGTGGAGATCCAGGAGATGATCGGCTCGTCGGCGACCATCGAGAGGTTCCAGGGCTTCAGAAACGCGATCAGCAAGTACCCCAACATCAAGATAATTGCCAGCCAGACCGGCAACGGCAACAGGGCTGACGGTACCAAGGTCATGGAGAACTACTTGGAGCGCTTCCCCAAGGGTAGCATCGATATCGTGTACACCCACAGCGACGAGATGGGCCTTGGTGCTCTGCAGGCCATTAAGGCAGCTGGCAGAACCGAACTGATCGGGCGCCTTGTCACCATAGACGGCCAGCGTGCAGCCATCAAGACCGTCGTGGACGGGGAGCATCTAGCCATTTCCGACTACGCGCCCCACTTCGGAGAGGCCGCGATCAAGACGGCTCTGGATTACCTGGCGGGCAAGCCCGTGCAGCCAGTGCAGATGCTGAAATCGAACTTGTACCAAATGAAAACACCTGCTGGCAAGTCGTTCACCGTGAACTACTACAACAGGATGCTGGCAGAGGATCTGTTCTACTAG
- a CDS encoding DUF4411 family protein, translated as MECPVYVLDSNVFIQAVRQYYAFDLVPDFWEGLIWHANEGRIQSIDRVRKELEKGKDELWSWVRDHFSHAFASTDDEDVIRVYRDIMGWAQRQPRFTSAARSGFANGADAWLVAYAKARECVVVTHETSDPKSKTRVKIPDVCDAFGVPFTNTFDMLRELGGLGNQVAATSDDL; from the coding sequence ATGGAGTGTCCAGTCTATGTCCTTGATTCCAACGTTTTCATACAGGCGGTGCGTCAGTACTATGCGTTTGATCTCGTTCCAGACTTCTGGGAAGGGTTGATTTGGCACGCCAATGAGGGAAGAATACAGAGCATTGACCGCGTCAGAAAGGAATTGGAGAAAGGGAAAGATGAGCTCTGGAGTTGGGTGCGTGATCATTTCAGCCACGCGTTTGCCTCTACAGATGATGAGGATGTCATAAGAGTGTACAGGGATATCATGGGGTGGGCACAACGACAGCCCCGGTTTACCTCCGCGGCTAGATCAGGTTTTGCCAACGGGGCAGATGCTTGGCTGGTTGCATATGCCAAGGCAAGGGAATGTGTTGTCGTGACTCATGAAACGTCGGATCCGAAGAGCAAGACACGGGTGAAGATTCCGGATGTATGTGATGCTTTTGGAGTGCCTTTTACGAACACATTTGACATGTTGCGCGAGCTAGGCGGATTGGGCAACCAGGTTGCTGCAACGAGTGATGACCTTTGA
- a CDS encoding ArgE/DapE family deacylase, producing the protein MYERLRAALNERKDEYLNYLLELLSRDTQVIGHGIQGGREKNGQDYLESLLQSMGADVVREPLEESLVQRGIAEYQEGNPDHNYDDRYNLVASFKGSAGGRSLMFNGHVDIMPPGDLSLWHSDPLKPEIRDGMLYARGVADMKAGLMASVLGVKLLQDAGVELPGDVTLLSVVDEEGGGNGTLVSMLNGRRADASVVCEPTCRNVIVAHMGFIFFEVNVTGVALHSSSKWKGVNAIDKAIFLIDALRELENKWLMTCRHPVLPPPTLNVGVISGGTAGNDVPNSCTFKFCLHYVPSLMTHGAVIKEVKDTLLLRSQGDEWLRKNPPTISIYQQGLGFGMDPDHCFVRTAHACSSQVLGDETVVTGSPAANDARLMRNIGQMPTVIMGPGRMEDCHVVNESIPVEEFFDFVLIYAALIFNWCGRRDAE; encoded by the coding sequence ATGTACGAGAGACTGAGAGCTGCTCTGAATGAGCGAAAGGACGAGTACCTCAACTATCTCCTGGAGTTGCTATCCCGTGATACTCAGGTCATAGGCCATGGTATACAGGGCGGACGCGAGAAAAACGGCCAGGACTATCTTGAGAGCTTGCTCCAGAGCATGGGGGCGGATGTGGTTCGCGAACCCCTTGAGGAGAGTCTGGTTCAAAGGGGAATTGCGGAATACCAGGAGGGGAATCCCGATCACAACTATGACGACCGTTACAACCTTGTAGCCAGCTTCAAGGGGTCGGCAGGCGGCAGGTCGCTGATGTTCAACGGCCATGTTGATATCATGCCTCCAGGCGACTTGTCCTTGTGGCACAGCGACCCGCTCAAGCCTGAGATTAGAGATGGGATGCTGTACGCGCGCGGAGTGGCCGACATGAAGGCAGGGCTCATGGCAAGCGTACTAGGTGTGAAGCTTCTGCAGGATGCAGGCGTCGAGCTTCCTGGCGACGTTACCCTGCTATCCGTCGTGGATGAAGAGGGCGGGGGCAATGGGACCCTGGTATCGATGCTCAACGGTCGTCGGGCAGATGCCTCAGTGGTGTGTGAGCCCACTTGCAGAAACGTGATTGTGGCGCATATGGGGTTCATCTTTTTTGAGGTCAACGTCACTGGCGTTGCTCTGCACTCGTCGTCAAAGTGGAAGGGCGTCAACGCCATAGACAAGGCCATATTCCTTATCGATGCTCTGCGCGAATTGGAGAACAAATGGCTCATGACATGCAGGCATCCTGTATTGCCGCCGCCAACCTTGAACGTGGGCGTGATAAGTGGAGGCACTGCCGGAAACGATGTGCCCAACAGCTGCACCTTCAAGTTCTGCCTGCACTACGTTCCTAGCTTGATGACACACGGCGCCGTGATAAAGGAAGTCAAGGATACGTTGCTCCTGCGTTCGCAGGGCGATGAATGGCTGCGCAAGAACCCGCCCACTATCAGCATATACCAGCAGGGGCTGGGATTCGGAATGGATCCGGATCACTGCTTCGTACGAACGGCACATGCGTGTTCCTCACAGGTTCTGGGGGATGAAACCGTGGTTACCGGCAGCCCTGCCGCGAACGACGCCAGGCTGATGCGGAATATCGGCCAGATGCCCACAGTCATTATGGGGCCCGGGAGAATGGAAGATTGTCACGTGGTCAACGAGTCAATTCCTGTCGAGGAGTTCTTCGATTTCGTGTTGATCTATGCCGCGTTGATCTTCAATTGGTGCGGTCGGCGCGATGCTGAATGA
- a CDS encoding HutD family protein — MFADVRVVRRDEHRISTWSGGETTELAIFPLHSHYAARDFAWRVSSATVAVMTSEFTRLPGYERRLLLLAGELRLRPAAGLEVVLHPGEQHVFQGETPMISYGLATDFNLMLATGWAGRLTHIVLAPGERLTWRPEDTAQHALAYCWHGHAMFSLPNASTCSLGAGDLLWAASDTARLAPYDVVDNGQDQLTLVLVSIASDGS, encoded by the coding sequence ATGTTCGCAGATGTGCGCGTGGTGCGCCGAGACGAGCACCGCATCAGTACCTGGAGTGGCGGCGAAACGACCGAGTTGGCCATCTTCCCTCTCCACAGCCATTACGCGGCTCGGGATTTCGCCTGGCGCGTGAGCTCAGCCACAGTGGCCGTCATGACTAGTGAGTTCACACGCTTGCCCGGCTACGAGCGGCGCCTGCTTCTGTTGGCGGGTGAGCTTCGCCTACGGCCAGCCGCTGGCCTGGAAGTAGTGCTGCATCCGGGCGAACAGCACGTCTTTCAGGGCGAAACGCCTATGATCAGCTATGGGCTGGCAACAGACTTCAACCTGATGCTTGCCACAGGTTGGGCCGGACGTCTGACCCATATCGTCCTCGCGCCCGGAGAGCGCCTTACTTGGCGACCGGAAGACACCGCGCAGCATGCCCTGGCCTACTGCTGGCATGGGCATGCAATGTTCTCGCTGCCTAATGCCTCAACATGTAGCCTGGGAGCAGGAGATCTGCTGTGGGCTGCGTCCGACACGGCGCGCCTGGCGCCATACGATGTGGTTGACAATGGGCAGGACCAGCTTACACTGGTGCTGGTGTCGATCGCCTCCGATGGCAGTTGA
- a CDS encoding aminopeptidase P family N-terminal domain-containing protein: protein MTVRLVEVEFPEPMAPMEVPAIAKSVYDDRIKRAVGAMQERGLSHLVVYADREHFANMHFLTGYDPRFEEALLVISPGNRPALFVGNEGMAYASISEVEMDVALCQSFSLMGQPRGKSPSLKQMLNDAGIASGARVGMVGSKYYGPREVDDPEHATDVPGLIVDILRSLAGYENVVNAADMFTNPVNGLRVCLNVDDIAFFEYGAEVVYSGVNRVLKGLREGISALEASALFGYAGYPPLSCHLTMSFGERAMLGLASPSPGNKLKIGDFVNFGYGVWGANMARSGFAVENKDQLASETTGVVEDLYIPYFKMMARWYSSLAVGKAAGEVYEAVKDFVEDQQYGVALNPGHLIHLDEWPHSPFSPGSTCELRSGMAMQCDIISSTGAPYYGVHVEDGLVLADAALRAELISRYPATAERMQQRRRRFTETLGIRLSEDVLLMSSIQGVLSPYMLRPELALGLQL, encoded by the coding sequence ATGACAGTCAGACTAGTCGAAGTAGAGTTTCCAGAACCTATGGCGCCCATGGAAGTGCCCGCCATAGCCAAGAGCGTATATGATGACCGTATCAAGCGAGCAGTCGGCGCCATGCAAGAACGCGGGCTATCGCATCTGGTGGTATACGCTGACCGCGAGCATTTTGCCAATATGCACTTTCTAACCGGATATGATCCCAGATTTGAAGAGGCGCTCCTCGTCATATCTCCGGGCAATAGGCCCGCCCTGTTCGTTGGGAACGAGGGCATGGCGTATGCAAGCATATCCGAAGTTGAAATGGATGTGGCACTCTGCCAGTCCTTCAGCTTGATGGGCCAGCCCAGGGGCAAGAGCCCTTCACTCAAGCAGATGCTGAATGATGCAGGCATCGCCAGTGGGGCAAGGGTGGGCATGGTGGGATCGAAGTATTATGGTCCCCGTGAAGTAGATGACCCAGAGCACGCAACTGATGTTCCAGGCTTGATCGTCGATATTCTTCGATCTCTCGCAGGTTACGAAAACGTCGTCAATGCAGCCGATATGTTCACAAACCCAGTGAACGGGCTTCGCGTTTGCCTGAATGTGGATGATATCGCCTTCTTCGAATACGGGGCCGAGGTAGTCTACAGTGGGGTGAATCGTGTTCTGAAAGGGCTAAGGGAGGGCATTTCGGCTCTGGAGGCGTCCGCTCTGTTTGGCTATGCAGGCTATCCGCCTCTGTCATGCCACCTTACCATGTCCTTCGGGGAGCGCGCCATGCTGGGTCTGGCTTCGCCGTCGCCCGGCAATAAGTTGAAAATCGGCGACTTCGTGAACTTCGGTTACGGCGTATGGGGCGCCAACATGGCGCGATCAGGATTCGCAGTAGAGAACAAGGATCAGCTAGCCTCTGAAACTACAGGGGTGGTGGAGGATCTCTATATACCGTATTTCAAGATGATGGCCAGATGGTATTCCAGCCTTGCGGTGGGTAAGGCTGCTGGCGAGGTATATGAGGCAGTCAAGGACTTCGTTGAGGATCAGCAATATGGAGTGGCACTGAACCCCGGTCATCTGATACACCTTGATGAGTGGCCTCATTCGCCGTTTTCACCAGGCTCCACATGCGAGCTGAGATCGGGCATGGCGATGCAGTGCGACATTATATCGTCTACAGGCGCTCCATATTACGGTGTTCACGTTGAGGATGGCCTGGTTCTGGCAGATGCTGCTCTAAGAGCCGAACTGATCAGCAGATACCCGGCGACTGCCGAGAGAATGCAGCAGAGGAGACGACGCTTCACCGAGACGCTCGGCATCAGGCTATCAGAGGATGTTCTGCTGATGAGCAGCATTCAAGGCGTTCTCAGCCCGTACATGCTAAGGCCTGAGCTAGCACTTGGGCTGCAACTGTAG
- a CDS encoding ImmA/IrrE family metallo-endopeptidase has product MSMVEVSEQVLSWALNRANLTEDHLVNKFPKIHEWISGTKQPSLKQLERLAQTTRTPLGYFFLDEPPEESLPISHFRTLDDGMPSQPSPDLIETIHTMQSRQNWMRESFIERGQESLPFVGSVHMGEDPKTIVESMRHALGFEAGWAASYSNWSEALRALREAMDEIGILAVVNGVVGNNTNRRLSPDEFRGFVLVDEYAPLLFVNGRDSKAAQMFTLAHELAHVFFGSSAAFDLRGMQPAKDPMEKACNRVAAEFLVPESELRRIWPYVQSNPEPLQAVVYQFKVSTLVAARRALDLLLISKDQFFKFYNSYLDDERRVADGKESGGDFYVNQSLRVGRRFATEVANAAAEGRLLYSEAYDLTGLHGNTFHRYINLIGMDGV; this is encoded by the coding sequence ATGAGCATGGTTGAAGTCAGTGAGCAGGTCTTGAGTTGGGCGCTGAATCGCGCCAATCTCACTGAGGACCATCTTGTGAACAAGTTTCCAAAGATCCATGAATGGATTTCCGGAACAAAGCAGCCCAGCCTTAAGCAGCTCGAACGCCTTGCGCAGACCACTCGCACACCACTCGGATACTTCTTTCTGGATGAGCCGCCCGAGGAAAGCCTGCCGATTTCCCACTTTCGAACTCTGGACGATGGGATGCCGAGTCAACCCAGCCCCGACCTAATAGAGACGATCCACACAATGCAGAGTCGCCAAAATTGGATGCGAGAGTCTTTCATAGAAAGGGGTCAGGAGTCGCTGCCTTTTGTGGGATCGGTTCATATGGGTGAAGATCCAAAAACGATCGTGGAAAGCATGCGCCATGCATTGGGCTTCGAAGCGGGCTGGGCTGCATCGTATTCGAATTGGAGTGAGGCTTTGCGCGCTTTGCGAGAGGCCATGGATGAGATTGGAATTCTGGCCGTCGTGAACGGAGTTGTGGGGAATAATACCAATAGAAGACTCTCCCCAGATGAGTTTCGCGGATTTGTCCTGGTGGATGAGTACGCCCCCTTGTTGTTCGTGAACGGCAGAGACAGCAAGGCGGCGCAGATGTTCACGCTTGCCCATGAGCTAGCTCATGTTTTCTTTGGCAGCAGCGCTGCTTTTGACCTACGCGGCATGCAGCCGGCCAAGGATCCCATGGAGAAAGCCTGCAACCGTGTAGCCGCCGAGTTTCTTGTGCCAGAAAGTGAGTTGCGACGAATCTGGCCGTACGTTCAGAGCAATCCAGAACCACTTCAAGCGGTTGTCTATCAGTTCAAAGTGAGTACGCTCGTCGCAGCGCGCCGAGCGTTGGATCTGTTACTGATAAGCAAAGATCAGTTCTTCAAGTTCTATAATTCGTACCTAGATGATGAACGCAGAGTGGCTGATGGCAAAGAGAGCGGCGGAGATTTCTATGTGAACCAGAGTCTGCGTGTCGGGCGAAGATTTGCTACGGAAGTCGCTAATGCTGCTGCAGAGGGCCGATTGCTTTACTCCGAAGCTTATGATCTGACAGGGCTGCATGGAAACACATTTCATCGGTATATAAACTTGATCGGGATGGATGGAGTATAG
- the xylB gene encoding xylulokinase encodes MGEVDGFLGIDVGTTGVRAIVIDVEGKVAAEGKADHALHIPRPNWAEQDPADWWNATIRAVHACIERASAVDGGRLPRVMGIGLTGQMHGTVFLDADGEVLRPAMLWCDQRTDEQCSEIEERVGGREALVELTSNKAINGFSAPKILWVKKNEPHVYARTRKVLLPKDYVRYRMTGSMATDVSDASGTLLFDVANRKWSSQMHAALGIPESWMPDCAESPEIVARVTHEASQALGIPAGTPVVAGAGDQAAGAVGNGIVTTGAASCALGTSGVVFWHCDEPVFDRQARLHSFCHAIPGKWHLMGVTLAAGGSLRWFRDTLCQEELLRAGATGEDPYDLMTAEAQKVEPGSEGLLFLPYLAGERTPYTDANARGAFVGLSLRHGKAHMTRAVLEGVAMSLRDCVELAREVGVEADEIRVTGGGARSELWREILAATMNTAVNITSVDEGPAYGAAILAAVGVGAFSSVEQACNSLIRVSKSVRADDNQAKAYDGIYSLYRPLYGALKPFFEDSAHMFGRP; translated from the coding sequence GTGGGCGAAGTGGACGGGTTTTTGGGTATTGATGTGGGAACCACCGGCGTCAGAGCCATCGTCATAGATGTAGAAGGCAAGGTGGCAGCAGAGGGGAAGGCGGATCACGCACTGCACATTCCCAGGCCAAACTGGGCGGAGCAGGATCCCGCCGATTGGTGGAACGCAACCATCAGAGCTGTGCATGCCTGCATCGAGCGAGCATCGGCCGTTGATGGGGGGCGTTTGCCTCGGGTCATGGGAATCGGTCTCACAGGGCAGATGCATGGCACGGTATTCCTCGACGCCGATGGTGAAGTCCTCCGCCCGGCCATGCTCTGGTGCGATCAACGTACCGATGAGCAGTGCAGTGAGATCGAGGAGCGTGTTGGAGGCCGGGAAGCCTTGGTAGAACTCACGTCAAACAAGGCGATCAACGGCTTTTCAGCTCCAAAGATCTTGTGGGTGAAGAAGAACGAACCCCACGTTTACGCGCGAACTCGCAAGGTGCTTCTGCCAAAGGACTACGTTCGTTACAGAATGACAGGTTCAATGGCGACCGACGTATCTGACGCTTCCGGCACTCTGCTGTTCGATGTGGCAAACAGAAAGTGGTCGTCGCAGATGCACGCCGCATTGGGGATACCGGAATCATGGATGCCCGACTGCGCTGAATCGCCTGAGATCGTGGCCAGAGTCACACATGAGGCCAGTCAGGCACTGGGAATCCCAGCGGGTACGCCTGTGGTTGCTGGCGCAGGCGACCAAGCGGCGGGAGCAGTGGGCAATGGTATCGTAACCACGGGAGCGGCCTCATGTGCCTTGGGCACCAGCGGGGTCGTGTTCTGGCACTGCGATGAGCCTGTGTTCGACCGCCAGGCGCGGCTGCACTCGTTTTGCCACGCGATCCCTGGCAAATGGCACCTTATGGGCGTAACTCTGGCTGCAGGAGGTTCGTTGAGATGGTTCCGCGATACGTTGTGCCAGGAGGAACTGCTTCGAGCTGGCGCAACTGGTGAAGATCCATATGACCTGATGACGGCTGAGGCCCAAAAGGTCGAGCCGGGCAGCGAAGGATTGCTGTTTCTGCCATATCTGGCGGGCGAACGCACACCCTACACCGACGCTAACGCGAGGGGAGCGTTCGTAGGGTTGTCGCTGCGACACGGCAAGGCGCATATGACTCGCGCCGTGCTGGAAGGCGTAGCCATGAGCCTGAGGGACTGCGTGGAACTGGCAAGAGAAGTGGGTGTTGAGGCTGATGAGATACGCGTCACTGGCGGCGGAGCAAGGAGCGAGCTATGGCGAGAGATACTGGCGGCCACGATGAACACGGCTGTCAACATCACATCAGTTGATGAAGGGCCAGCCTATGGAGCCGCCATACTGGCAGCTGTGGGTGTGGGAGCCTTCAGCTCAGTGGAACAGGCCTGCAACAGCCTTATCCGCGTTTCAAAGAGCGTGCGAGCTGATGACAATCAGGCCAAAGCCTACGATGGGATCTACTCGCTGTATCGACCGCTCTATGGGGCGTTGAAGCCGTTTTTTGAGGATTCGGCACACATGTTTGGAAGGCCCTAA
- a CDS encoding ROK family transcriptional regulator: MEMSGRVDWLMPVQTGNQGFVKGLNKAIVLNAIWNQPDICRAEISRLSGLNRATVSSLVEELIADGYVVENGMGESALGRKPVMLQANPNACLMVGVDLGVDYAKLAMADFTMKVLATETLPIGEDPRHEDVVSGINACIRQFVERAPATVRGLAGIGLGVPGLVDSDRGVLAFAPNLHWENVPLRELVQSQFHVPVFVDNEANAGAIGEKWFGAGKGAQNMIYFSAGIGIGAGIFVNGGLLRGFRGYAGEVGHFTVIPGGLQCGCGNHGCWETVASESAAIHRVKSSIKAGRQTLLQEAISSRRSHSSGCRLTADDLLEACEKGDAVAIEALKETGRSLGTGIAGFVNAFNPELVIVGNSMGRMMGFVLEEAEREMRKHALVQLADGLQLVPAMLGADACVIGAISMVLNQILSLPNIYS, encoded by the coding sequence ATGGAGATGAGTGGACGCGTAGACTGGCTAATGCCTGTTCAAACAGGGAATCAGGGATTCGTGAAGGGCCTAAACAAGGCTATAGTGCTCAACGCCATATGGAACCAGCCCGACATATGCCGTGCAGAGATCTCGAGGCTATCGGGGCTGAACCGCGCGACAGTCTCTAGCCTGGTCGAAGAGTTGATTGCAGATGGGTATGTAGTGGAAAACGGAATGGGCGAATCGGCTCTTGGCAGGAAACCGGTGATGCTCCAGGCCAATCCCAACGCATGTTTGATGGTGGGTGTGGATCTGGGAGTGGACTATGCCAAACTCGCCATGGCCGATTTCACCATGAAGGTGCTGGCCACAGAAACACTGCCCATTGGCGAAGATCCACGTCATGAAGACGTAGTTAGCGGAATCAACGCGTGCATTCGTCAGTTCGTTGAAAGGGCTCCTGCGACAGTACGGGGGCTGGCGGGGATCGGGTTGGGAGTGCCTGGCCTTGTGGATTCCGACAGAGGCGTGCTTGCTTTCGCCCCTAACCTGCATTGGGAGAACGTGCCGCTGAGGGAGCTTGTTCAGTCTCAATTCCACGTTCCAGTGTTTGTTGACAATGAAGCAAATGCAGGCGCCATAGGAGAGAAGTGGTTTGGAGCAGGGAAGGGCGCTCAGAACATGATCTACTTCAGCGCCGGCATAGGAATCGGAGCGGGGATCTTCGTAAATGGGGGGTTGCTGCGCGGTTTCAGAGGATACGCGGGTGAGGTCGGCCATTTCACTGTGATCCCGGGCGGGCTCCAGTGCGGTTGCGGCAACCATGGCTGCTGGGAAACGGTGGCATCGGAAAGCGCCGCGATACATCGGGTCAAGTCATCCATTAAGGCTGGGCGACAAACGCTCTTGCAGGAGGCCATTTCTTCGCGGCGCAGCCATAGCAGCGGTTGTCGCCTTACCGCGGATGACCTGCTTGAAGCCTGCGAGAAGGGCGATGCAGTGGCGATTGAGGCTTTGAAGGAGACGGGACGAAGCCTTGGAACTGGCATTGCCGGTTTCGTAAACGCTTTCAACCCTGAACTAGTGATTGTGGGCAACTCCATGGGCCGCATGATGGGTTTCGTATTGGAAGAAGCAGAACGGGAAATGCGCAAACACGCTCTAGTGCAGCTTGCCGACGGCTTGCAGCTTGTGCCAGCGATGCTAGGGGCAGACGCATGTGTCATCGGAGCAATATCTATGGTTCTCAATCAGATCCTAAGTCTTCCAAACATATACTCATAG
- a CDS encoding TIM barrel protein has protein sequence MQSRVKNSVGIWAFGHNATRFMPSGYHPEAHAEAMPDRVRRVVDSLGDLVDGYEFHYPGEVDENTIDKVMDVLRPADLYAVALGLFSNPRYASGSFINPDPAIRKESTEIAKRGVDLAASVGAKFIIWPGGEGYNYSFQIRYGQVWDHFVSAIAEIVAHANERGVTVLLEHKNSEPAMRILMRDIGMTMFVIRKVKELGVNTDNLKINMDWQHLIMNGEPLAEYAALLAKENLLGHNHGNSGWGTFDDDNMVGSSFFMQTLELALELRRNGYGANGERVGFDLFPYTEDQIEAVRQNVYQWEFIDSLAARVDSDTLARAQEAHDAVGGSKIVFRALGLDNEFVKSVHASRSRG, from the coding sequence ATGCAGAGTCGAGTCAAGAATAGCGTCGGGATATGGGCCTTTGGCCATAATGCCACACGTTTCATGCCGTCAGGCTATCATCCTGAGGCCCATGCTGAGGCTATGCCCGACAGGGTTCGCAGAGTAGTTGATTCACTGGGCGATCTAGTTGATGGATACGAGTTTCACTATCCAGGAGAGGTAGACGAGAACACCATTGACAAGGTCATGGATGTGCTTCGCCCGGCAGATCTCTATGCGGTTGCACTTGGGTTGTTCTCCAATCCTAGATATGCGTCGGGCTCATTCATCAATCCTGACCCTGCCATCCGCAAGGAATCAACCGAGATTGCCAAGAGAGGTGTAGACCTAGCAGCGTCGGTTGGCGCCAAGTTTATTATCTGGCCGGGCGGCGAGGGGTACAACTATTCGTTCCAGATCAGGTACGGTCAAGTATGGGATCATTTCGTATCTGCCATAGCCGAGATTGTGGCCCATGCCAATGAGCGCGGCGTAACGGTTCTTTTGGAGCACAAGAACTCCGAACCCGCGATGAGGATACTTATGAGGGACATCGGCATGACGATGTTTGTGATTCGCAAAGTCAAGGAGTTGGGAGTCAACACCGACAACCTCAAGATAAACATGGACTGGCAGCATCTGATCATGAATGGTGAGCCTCTTGCTGAATACGCTGCTTTGCTTGCCAAAGAGAACCTGCTCGGTCACAACCATGGGAACTCTGGCTGGGGCACATTTGATGACGACAACATGGTGGGGTCGTCTTTCTTCATGCAGACCCTTGAGTTAGCCCTAGAGCTGCGCAGGAATGGCTACGGCGCCAATGGCGAGCGAGTGGGATTCGATCTGTTCCCATACACGGAGGACCAGATTGAGGCAGTTCGCCAGAACGTGTACCAGTGGGAGTTCATAGACTCACTGGCTGCGCGAGTTGACTCCGACACGCTTGCTCGAGCACAGGAAGCACACGATGCCGTAGGCGGAAGCAAGATAGTGTTCAGGGCCTTGGGCCTCGACAACGAATTCGTCAAGTCGGTTCACGCAAGCCGGAGCCGAGGTTAG